The following coding sequences are from one Halomicrobium zhouii window:
- a CDS encoding HEWD family protein: MNEVVPPTERTCERCGRRDVWDEDVSTWRIDSEDGEKLIGDPYCLHEWDINGNYNPLAE; the protein is encoded by the coding sequence ATGAACGAAGTGGTCCCACCGACCGAGCGGACCTGCGAACGATGCGGGCGACGGGACGTCTGGGACGAGGACGTCTCCACCTGGCGTATCGATTCCGAGGACGGCGAGAAGCTCATCGGTGACCCGTACTGTCTCCACGAGTGGGACATCAACGGGAACTACAACCCGCTCGCCGAGTGA
- a CDS encoding glycosyltransferase, whose product MIGASADGSESAAFDDAISDLDVALAHWHVNAWGGAEYLVTKLAEVLDVDRIYTTGTPSPDDPNPYGDVEFYDVTQDLSPAPLRRFQTRFGRVFEYALWEDVDWREYGYPDVLVTSGATTRAVITPDDTLHVNYCHSPPRWFYDLYHDRKGSLSGMLARPIVRYLRMRDMTVDPRVDRYFVNSPIIARRLKKFFKRDGEVLYPPLDLDTYHNDGDEGFYLHLGRLDEEKGIEAVVEAFAAGTDRKLVLCGGEGDADDDVRALIDRAANIDYRGFVSQEEKHRLLATCRAVVFNGRNEDFGIVPIEANASGKPVLARNEGFPGLFVEDGENGLLHDGTPRGIVDAVDRLERDGVSGDRRSMVENFSIEAFENQLTETLVERYESFETAIETSDDLRRTR is encoded by the coding sequence ATGATTGGCGCGTCGGCGGACGGGTCTGAATCGGCCGCTTTCGACGACGCGATCTCGGATCTTGACGTCGCTCTCGCCCACTGGCACGTCAACGCCTGGGGTGGTGCCGAGTACCTCGTGACGAAACTCGCGGAGGTTCTCGACGTCGACCGGATTTACACGACTGGGACGCCATCTCCCGACGACCCGAACCCGTACGGCGACGTCGAGTTCTACGACGTGACCCAGGACCTCTCACCGGCGCCCCTGCGTCGATTCCAGACCCGGTTCGGCCGCGTGTTCGAGTACGCACTCTGGGAGGACGTCGACTGGCGCGAGTACGGCTATCCCGACGTCCTCGTCACATCGGGGGCGACGACGCGGGCTGTCATCACGCCGGACGACACCCTGCACGTCAACTACTGTCACTCGCCGCCGCGGTGGTTCTACGACCTCTATCACGACCGGAAAGGCTCTCTTTCGGGGATGCTCGCCCGGCCAATCGTCCGGTATCTCCGCATGCGCGACATGACTGTCGACCCACGCGTCGACCGCTACTTCGTCAACAGTCCCATCATCGCCCGACGATTGAAGAAGTTCTTCAAACGCGACGGGGAGGTTCTCTATCCGCCGCTCGACCTCGATACGTATCACAATGACGGCGACGAGGGATTCTATCTCCACCTCGGCCGGCTCGACGAGGAGAAAGGCATCGAGGCGGTCGTGGAGGCGTTCGCCGCCGGGACGGACCGGAAACTCGTCCTCTGTGGCGGCGAGGGTGACGCCGACGACGACGTCCGTGCCCTGATAGACCGCGCCGCGAACATCGACTATCGTGGGTTCGTCTCCCAGGAGGAGAAGCATCGTCTCCTGGCCACCTGTCGCGCCGTCGTCTTCAACGGTCGCAACGAGGATTTCGGCATCGTCCCCATCGAGGCGAACGCGAGCGGTAAGCCGGTGCTGGCCCGAAACGAGGGCTTTCCCGGCCTCTTCGTCGAGGACGGCGAGAACGGGCTTCTCCACGACGGGACTCCGCGTGGGATCGTGGATGCAGTCGACAGGCTCGAACGGGACGGCGTCTCCGGAGATCGCCGGTCGATGGTCGAAAACTTCTCAATCGAAGCGTTCGAGAATCAGCTCACTGAGACGCTGGTCGAGCGATACGAGTCGTTCGAGACGGCGATCGAGACCAGCGACGACTTACGACGAACTCGTTGA
- the cutA gene encoding divalent-cation tolerance protein CutA, protein MPTALVAVPLSESEPLARALVEKRLAASVNSVNCTSTYRWDGAVQFADEAILVVKTTADRYDDVVELVERRHPYEVVPIERFDESDATPDFVEWRRESVAEK, encoded by the coding sequence ATGCCGACAGCCCTGGTCGCGGTTCCGCTCTCGGAGAGCGAACCGCTCGCACGAGCGCTCGTCGAGAAGCGTCTGGCCGCGAGCGTCAACAGCGTCAACTGCACGTCGACGTACCGCTGGGACGGTGCGGTACAGTTCGCAGACGAGGCGATACTCGTGGTCAAGACGACTGCCGACCGCTACGACGACGTCGTCGAACTGGTGGAACGGCGCCACCCCTACGAGGTGGTCCCGATCGAACGGTTCGACGAATCGGACGCCACTCCCGACTTCGTCGAGTGGCGTCGAGAGAGCGTCGCCGAGAAGTAG
- a CDS encoding oligosaccharyl transferase, archaeosortase A system-associated produces MSQWRGRLEENPELESAADWVTANYHIPVVALLLAFMLWNRLRSVSNFVVDGEVLFHGNDAWYHYRSVSYTVRNWPATMPFDPWTYFPYGNASGQFGTLFDQIIATAALVVGLGSPSDQTVAMTVLVAPAFFAAAAGIPTYVIGRRLGGRLGGITAVTVLAFSVGSFFNRSRVGFADHHVAEALFQTLGILAVMVAITAAHREKPIYEQVVERDFDTLRPTLLWSALAGFAITLYLWVWPFGVLLIGIVGVFLLVQMCLEVLRGESPEHTAFAGAVMLAVTGVTILPSTQTATLTATDHSILHPLLAFAVAGGCVFMAWLAREWEDRDLDRTLYPVSVGGIVGGLVLLTWLVLPGVFDYFVNQLLRIFGLGFTTSEAGGTVGEVQPLVNWERQGLGYGIQQLFDAYGFALFLGFLGGLVVLARHVWDDHIPAEQLLVVVWLALMTATTFTQARFQYYLVFPVAVLTGYAVSIVVGWIDLELDGDVTNIEAYQALTIVAILLVILVPIAPTAVAAGSPDQGFNHPDGDIRAWSEGLGWMEENTPEEGAFNGSDSNLDYYGTYSKTDDYDYARGEYGVLSWWDYGHWITTIGERIPNANPFQQGATTAANFLVAPNETQANDVLDEMDEDDAKTRYVVIDYKMVDTYSNYRGKFFAPTQFYDEGDVTLSDYTQRIYYNLQNGAYFRLQSQEFYNTTAVRLYQHHGSAVEPEPYVIDWSPTQVQNGATVNAVPPQEPNSSTIRQFDSMADARAYVANDSTAQIGGIGGKPSQRVEAMEHYRLVGASERSATTSNNYNRGLLSTALALFGNQGAVTEVQNRADCNSDVALPQGDGSYACLSQGAADFLQPTEPRWTKVFERVPGATIEGTGPADTTVRGQVEMQMPGSDETFTYHQVAETDENGEFTMTVPYSTTGYDEWGPDEGHTNVSVRANSSYQFQTATQADNGTVYSWSGTTDVTEGQVIGKDDSVSTVDMERSELFNPNEQGNESDGSENVTAGNETDGSDGDSTTDTTGDETTESGTDGNTTGSLVAVPRD; encoded by the coding sequence ATGAGTCAATGGCGGGGCCGCCTCGAAGAGAACCCCGAACTCGAGTCAGCCGCCGACTGGGTTACAGCCAACTACCACATCCCGGTCGTCGCACTGTTGCTCGCGTTCATGCTGTGGAATCGGCTTCGGAGCGTCTCTAACTTCGTCGTCGACGGTGAGGTACTGTTTCACGGGAACGACGCCTGGTATCACTATCGCTCGGTCTCCTACACGGTGCGGAACTGGCCGGCGACGATGCCGTTCGACCCGTGGACCTACTTCCCGTACGGCAACGCGTCGGGTCAGTTCGGGACGCTGTTCGACCAGATAATCGCCACCGCCGCACTCGTCGTGGGGCTCGGTTCTCCGAGCGACCAGACGGTCGCCATGACCGTCCTCGTCGCCCCGGCGTTCTTCGCGGCGGCGGCCGGCATCCCGACGTACGTCATCGGTCGGCGTCTCGGCGGTCGGCTCGGTGGCATCACCGCCGTCACCGTCCTCGCCTTCTCCGTCGGTTCCTTCTTCAACCGGAGTCGAGTCGGATTCGCCGACCACCACGTCGCCGAGGCGCTGTTCCAGACGCTCGGCATCCTGGCTGTGATGGTCGCCATCACGGCCGCCCACCGCGAGAAACCGATCTACGAGCAAGTCGTCGAACGTGACTTCGACACGCTCCGGCCCACGCTCCTCTGGAGCGCACTCGCCGGGTTCGCGATCACGCTCTACCTCTGGGTCTGGCCCTTCGGTGTCCTCCTCATCGGGATCGTGGGCGTCTTCCTGCTCGTCCAGATGTGCCTCGAAGTGCTCCGCGGCGAGAGTCCGGAACACACCGCATTCGCCGGTGCGGTGATGCTGGCCGTCACGGGCGTCACGATACTCCCGTCGACGCAGACCGCCACGCTGACAGCGACCGATCACTCGATCCTGCATCCACTCCTCGCGTTCGCCGTGGCTGGCGGTTGCGTATTCATGGCGTGGCTGGCTCGCGAGTGGGAAGACCGCGACCTCGACAGGACGCTCTACCCGGTGAGCGTCGGCGGCATCGTCGGCGGCCTCGTCCTCCTTACGTGGCTCGTCCTCCCAGGCGTCTTCGATTACTTCGTCAATCAACTCCTGCGGATCTTCGGGCTCGGCTTCACGACGAGCGAGGCCGGTGGCACCGTCGGTGAGGTGCAGCCACTGGTCAACTGGGAACGACAGGGCCTCGGCTACGGTATCCAGCAACTGTTCGACGCCTACGGGTTCGCCCTGTTCCTGGGTTTCCTTGGCGGTCTCGTCGTTCTTGCCCGCCACGTCTGGGACGACCACATTCCGGCCGAACAATTGCTCGTGGTCGTCTGGCTCGCCCTCATGACCGCGACGACGTTCACCCAGGCCCGTTTCCAGTACTACCTCGTGTTCCCGGTCGCGGTGTTGACGGGGTACGCGGTGAGCATCGTCGTCGGCTGGATCGACCTCGAACTGGACGGCGACGTGACGAACATCGAGGCGTACCAGGCCCTGACTATCGTCGCCATTCTCCTCGTTATCCTCGTCCCCATCGCGCCGACGGCGGTCGCCGCAGGGTCGCCCGACCAGGGTTTCAACCACCCCGACGGCGACATCCGGGCGTGGAGTGAAGGTCTCGGCTGGATGGAAGAGAACACGCCCGAGGAGGGCGCATTCAACGGGAGCGACAGTAATCTGGACTACTACGGCACCTACTCGAAAACGGACGACTACGATTACGCGCGGGGCGAGTACGGCGTCCTCTCCTGGTGGGACTACGGGCACTGGATCACGACCATCGGTGAGCGGATTCCGAACGCCAACCCGTTCCAGCAGGGAGCGACCACCGCGGCTAACTTCCTGGTCGCGCCGAACGAGACGCAGGCCAACGACGTTCTCGACGAGATGGACGAGGACGACGCGAAGACCCGCTACGTCGTTATCGACTACAAGATGGTCGACACGTACTCCAACTACCGCGGGAAGTTCTTCGCACCCACACAGTTCTACGACGAGGGCGACGTCACCCTGAGCGATTACACGCAACGGATCTACTACAACCTCCAGAACGGCGCGTACTTCCGCCTGCAGTCTCAGGAGTTCTACAACACGACGGCCGTTCGGCTCTACCAGCACCACGGGAGCGCCGTGGAGCCCGAACCGTACGTCATCGACTGGAGTCCCACACAGGTACAGAACGGCGCGACCGTCAACGCCGTTCCGCCGCAGGAACCGAACTCGTCCACCATCCGCCAGTTCGATTCGATGGCAGACGCGCGGGCCTACGTCGCGAACGACAGCACGGCCCAGATCGGTGGCATCGGCGGCAAGCCGAGCCAGCGGGTCGAAGCGATGGAACACTACCGCCTCGTCGGTGCCAGCGAACGGTCCGCGACCACGAGCAACAACTACAACCGCGGGTTGCTGTCGACCGCACTGGCACTGTTCGGCAACCAGGGCGCCGTGACAGAGGTCCAGAACCGGGCGGACTGCAATAGCGACGTGGCACTTCCCCAGGGAGACGGCTCGTACGCCTGCCTCAGCCAGGGCGCTGCTGACTTCCTCCAGCCGACCGAGCCGCGCTGGACGAAGGTCTTCGAGCGCGTCCCCGGCGCGACCATCGAGGGGACCGGCCCCGCGGACACGACCGTCCGCGGACAGGTCGAGATGCAGATGCCCGGGTCCGACGAGACGTTCACCTACCACCAGGTCGCCGAGACCGACGAGAACGGCGAATTCACGATGACCGTTCCCTACTCCACGACCGGCTACGACGAGTGGGGTCCCGACGAGGGACACACCAACGTGAGCGTCCGGGCGAACTCCAGCTACCAGTTCCAGACGGCGACGCAGGCCGACAACGGAACCGTCTACTCCTGGAGCGGAACGACCGACGTCACCGAGGGCCAGGTCATCGGGAAGGACGACTCGGTGTCGACTGTCGACATGGAACGGTCAGAACTGTTCAACCCCAACGAGCAGGGCAACGAGTCCGACGGCTCGGAGAACGTGACGGCCGGGAACGAGACGGACGGCTCCGACGGCGATTCGACCACCGACACGACCGGTGACGAGACGACCGAGAGCGGCACGGACGGCAACACGACCGGATCGCTGGTCGCCGTCCCCAGGGACTAG
- the aglG gene encoding glucosyl-dolichyl phosphate glucuronosyltransferase, which yields MRVSVVLCTHTLDRYSDFSEAARSVLDQTYDDVELVLVSDGDEAVYDRFQKDFGDRDDVVLHCNEENVGLLQSRNNGAKVATGDVVAFVDDDAVADERWVEELVDVYEARDVRAVGGRMTPAWIAGKPAFLPEEFYWLVGVTQRGFGPADGDEDTPGEVRNTFGSNISFDRETFLDLGGFEDDIGGRKGDANLQGGETELAARLDAQYGYRVYYNPDAKVAHKVFDYRTDPVWLLDRAFWQGYSKRGMEVFVPGSTGEESEFLGQLLTEFVPSRISDLVSGPSLEKALQLVMLFVFTGAVGLGYLYGVVKWQ from the coding sequence ATGCGCGTCTCGGTCGTCCTCTGTACGCACACGCTCGATCGATACAGCGACTTCTCGGAAGCGGCCCGGAGTGTGCTCGACCAGACGTACGACGACGTGGAACTGGTCCTCGTCTCCGACGGCGACGAAGCCGTCTACGACCGGTTCCAGAAAGATTTCGGTGACCGGGACGACGTCGTTCTCCACTGCAACGAGGAGAACGTCGGCCTGCTGCAGAGCCGGAACAACGGTGCCAAGGTCGCCACGGGCGACGTCGTCGCGTTCGTGGACGACGACGCCGTCGCCGACGAACGATGGGTCGAGGAACTTGTAGACGTCTACGAGGCCCGGGACGTCCGAGCGGTCGGCGGACGTATGACACCCGCCTGGATTGCCGGGAAGCCAGCGTTCCTGCCCGAGGAGTTCTACTGGCTCGTCGGCGTGACACAGCGCGGGTTCGGGCCCGCCGACGGCGACGAGGACACGCCGGGCGAGGTGCGCAACACCTTCGGGTCGAACATCTCCTTCGACCGCGAGACGTTCCTGGATCTCGGCGGGTTCGAGGACGACATCGGGGGGCGCAAGGGCGACGCCAACTTGCAAGGCGGCGAGACCGAACTCGCGGCCCGGCTCGACGCCCAGTACGGTTATCGCGTCTACTACAATCCAGACGCGAAGGTCGCCCACAAGGTGTTCGACTACCGCACCGACCCTGTCTGGCTTCTGGACAGGGCGTTCTGGCAGGGCTACTCCAAGCGAGGGATGGAGGTGTTCGTCCCCGGGTCGACGGGTGAGGAGTCGGAATTTCTCGGTCAGCTACTCACCGAGTTCGTTCCGTCGCGTATCAGCGACCTCGTTTCAGGACCATCGCTCGAGAAGGCCCTCCAGCTCGTCATGCTCTTCGTTTTCACGGGCGCCGTCGGGCTCGGGTACCTCTACGGCGTGGTGAAGTGGCAGTGA
- a CDS encoding alkaline phosphatase family protein codes for MTDTIVLGLDGANWALLEPWIEDGRLPNIASLRESGVWTDMESCLPPVTCPNWRCYSTGKNPGKLSVFWWEKIDTDARTLTTPNSRSFKSANYWDYLNDEGLTAGIVNLPMSYPPFDVDEYMVAGGPGSEQESYTYPPELADQLDGDGYRLHPDTPVASKEDRAAADAMVDLIDQRLATFRQLLDDGDVDVAHLTVFYVNVLQHFFWRGEPTRSAWEVIDEHIGAIREDYPDATLMLMSDHGCKDVDTVFYINSWLEEEGYLVTETDAADALTGVGINKKEISKLAHKLGVHDLVTSLAPEWLTSSIPEDEEGFKREQKLEKVDWDRSRAIASGQGLVYLIDDDPATRDELVADLESLTNPSGAPIAREVFTSEEAYSGDYVSDAPDIVFDQRPGVHTSGAIGSNPVFDDVGHWEAENIRTGLYLADGPDVDADSLPETISITDVAPTVLTSVDCAVPSDVDGEPLDLFSDAAVREREPIPFDGLESSSGEEVQERLEDLGYLE; via the coding sequence ATGACCGACACTATCGTACTCGGCCTCGACGGCGCCAACTGGGCTCTACTGGAGCCCTGGATCGAAGACGGACGGCTTCCGAACATCGCTTCGCTCCGCGAATCGGGTGTCTGGACCGACATGGAGAGCTGTCTCCCCCCGGTAACGTGCCCCAATTGGCGCTGCTACTCTACCGGAAAGAACCCCGGCAAACTGAGCGTTTTCTGGTGGGAGAAGATCGATACCGATGCACGGACGCTCACGACGCCGAACTCGCGTTCTTTCAAGAGCGCGAACTACTGGGACTATCTCAACGACGAAGGGCTGACTGCGGGTATCGTGAACCTCCCGATGTCGTACCCGCCGTTCGACGTCGACGAGTACATGGTGGCCGGCGGCCCCGGAAGCGAACAGGAATCCTATACGTACCCACCGGAGTTGGCCGACCAACTCGACGGTGACGGCTACCGCTTGCACCCCGATACCCCCGTCGCGTCGAAGGAGGACCGGGCGGCGGCCGACGCGATGGTCGACCTCATTGACCAGCGCCTGGCGACGTTCAGGCAACTGCTCGACGACGGCGACGTCGACGTCGCGCACCTGACCGTCTTTTACGTCAACGTCCTCCAGCATTTCTTCTGGCGTGGCGAACCGACCCGCAGCGCCTGGGAGGTCATCGACGAGCACATCGGTGCGATCCGCGAAGACTACCCAGACGCGACGCTGATGCTGATGTCGGATCATGGCTGTAAAGACGTCGACACCGTCTTTTACATCAACAGCTGGCTCGAAGAAGAGGGGTATCTGGTGACGGAGACCGATGCGGCGGACGCCCTCACCGGCGTGGGAATCAACAAGAAGGAGATTTCCAAGCTGGCTCACAAACTCGGTGTGCACGATCTCGTTACGAGCCTGGCTCCGGAGTGGCTGACGTCGTCTATCCCCGAAGACGAGGAGGGGTTCAAACGCGAACAGAAACTCGAGAAGGTCGACTGGGACCGCTCACGTGCCATCGCCAGCGGCCAGGGACTCGTCTACCTCATCGACGACGACCCGGCGACGCGAGACGAACTCGTGGCCGACCTCGAATCACTGACCAACCCGAGCGGCGCCCCCATAGCGAGGGAAGTCTTCACCAGCGAAGAGGCTTACAGCGGCGACTACGTCAGTGATGCACCTGACATCGTCTTCGATCAGCGGCCCGGGGTGCACACCAGCGGCGCGATCGGGTCCAATCCAGTCTTCGATGACGTCGGTCACTGGGAAGCGGAGAACATCAGGACTGGTCTTTACCTGGCCGACGGCCCCGACGTCGACGCGGATTCGCTGCCGGAGACCATCTCGATAACCGACGTCGCCCCCACAGTGCTCACCAGCGTCGACTGCGCTGTCCCCAGTGACGTCGATGGGGAGCCCCTCGATCTGTTCAGCGATGCGGCGGTTCGGGAACGGGAACCCATTCCGTTCGACGGCCTCGAGTCCTCGTCGGGTGAAGAGGTGCAGGAACGTCTCGAAGACCTCGGCTACCTCGAATGA
- a CDS encoding polysaccharide deacetylase family protein yields MSMETRDQAYMDGTEVEAAVEYARIAGKYDVPVTLFLTGKSVIEEPEKVRTLVAMDNVELGGHDYWAFTTPVHAAWRALGKVTRNRIGSWNGPRPFQAHEIRKTVAAFGDLGVTVRSWRDHAYRHDRHTADLLSQYDITHFSDTVEPDGTVHKENGLTVVPVNTPPDHEHVYHSFRTRDFVANDDFEGPFGAESRDVEDWAEWVLDHVADHRCAGKTATVLAHPACMQLADGFTAFEDLCAAIDGGRFLSAVEG; encoded by the coding sequence ATGTCCATGGAGACCCGCGACCAGGCGTACATGGACGGAACCGAGGTCGAAGCAGCCGTGGAATACGCTCGAATCGCGGGTAAATACGATGTGCCAGTCACGCTGTTTCTCACCGGTAAGAGCGTCATAGAGGAACCTGAAAAGGTCCGTACACTCGTCGCCATGGACAACGTCGAACTCGGCGGTCACGACTACTGGGCGTTCACAACGCCCGTTCACGCAGCCTGGCGGGCGCTAGGTAAGGTCACGAGGAATCGGATAGGCTCGTGGAACGGACCACGCCCCTTCCAGGCTCACGAGATTCGGAAGACTGTGGCGGCGTTCGGCGATCTCGGTGTCACCGTTCGGTCCTGGCGCGATCACGCCTACCGTCACGACCGCCACACTGCGGACCTCCTCTCACAGTACGACATCACCCACTTCTCCGACACCGTCGAACCTGACGGGACAGTCCACAAGGAAAACGGGCTTACGGTCGTCCCCGTTAACACGCCACCTGATCACGAGCATGTTTATCATTCGTTCCGGACGCGCGACTTCGTTGCTAACGACGACTTCGAGGGGCCATTCGGGGCTGAGTCTCGGGACGTGGAGGACTGGGCCGAATGGGTCCTTGACCACGTTGCCGACCACCGATGTGCGGGCAAGACCGCGACCGTGCTCGCCCACCCGGCCTGTATGCAGCTCGCGGATGGGTTCACGGCATTCGAAGACCTGTGTGCTGCCATCGATGGCGGTCGTTTTCTCTCGGCCGTCGAGGGCTGA